Within the Achromobacter spanius genome, the region TCCGTCAGCCCGAACGTCGCCGCGGGCACGCACACGCGCAGGTCCGTCGCCAGCAGCAGAGTCATGCCGCCGCCAAGGCAATGGCCGTTGACGGCGGCCACCACCGGCTTCCAGACCTCCAGCCCGCGGTTGAGCAACTGGCCTTGCTGCGTGTGCATCAGCGCCGCCAGGCTCGGCGGCGCACCGACAAAGGACTTCAGGTCGGCGCCCGCGCAGAAGGTGCGTTCACCCGCCCCCGTGATGAGCGCGACGCGGATGGCGTCGTCGTCCCGCACGCGGCGCCACGCCTGCGACAGAGCGTCGTAATGCGCATGGTCCAACGCGTTGCTTTTCTCGGGGCGGTTAATGGTGATCCGCGCCACCCCGTCGGCTTCATGAAAATCGATGGCCATGTCAGTCAGCCTCCCCGGCGGCGACCTTGGGCTGGCGCGCCTGCAGGTAATGTGCAATGGCGGCTTCGTCATAGCCCAGCTCGGTAAGCACCTGGCGCGTGTGCTGGCCCACCGTAGGTGGCGGCGAAGACGGAATGGGCCGCTGACCGTCGAATCGCAGCGGCTGCGACACCACGTTCAATTCGCCGTGCGCGGATTCCTCAAAGCGGTAAATCATGTCACTTGCTGCCATGTGATCGTGCGTCAGCACCTCGCCCACGCCCTGGATCGGTGCGCAGGGTATGCCGGCGCGCGACAGCCTTTCGATCCAGCCGTCGCGACTGTCTTCGCCCATGATCGCAGCGACGCGCTCCAGCACCTCGGGGCGATGGCCCACGCGATCGGCGTTGGTGGCGTAGCGCGGATCGTCGGCCAGTTCCGGCTGGCCGGCCTCGTTGCAGAAAGTGCGCCATAGCGTGTCGTTGGCCACGCCCAGCAGCAGCGGCCGATCATTGGCTTGAAACACTTGGTACGGGCACAGAGACTCATGCGCCGAGCCCCAACGGCAAGGCTCGGTGCCGCGCTCCCAATAGCTCTGCATGACGTAGCTCATAAAGCCGACCGAGGTGTCAAACAGCGAGGCCTCGACCTTGCAACCCTTGCCCGTGCGCAGCCGCCGCACCACCGCGGCCAGGATGCCGGTAGCCGCATGCATGCCGGTGGCCTGGTCGATGGGGGAAATCGGGCTGCGGATGGCGGGCCCGCCTTGTTCGCCCGTAATCGACATCATGCCGCTGAAGGCCTGCAGGATGACGTCATAACCCTTGCCGCGATTCAGTGGCCCTTTGCTGCCAAAGCCGGAAATGCTGCAATAAACCACGTCCGGCCGCAGCGCGGCGGCAGAGGCGTAGTCGATGCCCAGCCGGGTAGCCACGCCGGGGCCAAAGCTTTCCACGACGATGTCGGCCGTGGCGATGAGGCGCTGCGCGGCCTCGCGGCCTTGGGCGGACTTCAGGTCCAGCGCCACGCTGCGCTTGTTCCGGTTGACGCTTAAGAACACCGTGCCGTCTTCCTGCCGGAACGGCGGCCAGCGCCGCGTGTCGTCGCCTTGCAGCGGCTCCACCTTGATGACTTCGGCGCCCATATCGCCCAGGTACTGCGTGCACAGCGGCCCGGCAAGCACCTTTGAAAAATCCACCACCCGCAATCCTTGTAAGGCGTCCATCGTATCGACCTCCTCTATGGGCACGCGCCGCCTTGGCTCAAAAGGCAACGTTGGCGCCGCCCTTGGTTTGAATCATGGCCCGCGCCTCATCGGGCGTGGCGATCTCGAACGACAGCTCTTCCAAGATTCGGCGAATCTTCGCGACTTGCTCGGCATTGGAGGTGGCCAACTTGCCACGGCCCGCATACAGGCTGTCTTCCAGGCCCACCCTGACGTTGCCGCCCAGCAGCGCGCTGGCGGTGACGAACGGCAACTGGTGACGGCCGGCGGCCAGCACCGACAGGTAGTAGTCGTCACCAAACAGGCGATCGGCAATGGTGCGCATGTGCAAGAGGTTGTCGTGGTCGGCACCGATGCCGCCCAGGATGCCGAAAATGCATTGCAAAAAAAACGGCGGCTTGGCGAGCCCGCGGTCGACGAAATGCGCCAGGTTGTACAGATGCCCGACGTCGTAGCATTCGAATTCAAAGCGCGTGCCCACGTCCGAAAGCTCGCGCAGGCCGCGGTCGATCTGCGCAAAGGTGTTGGACAGGATGAAGTCGCGCGTCATCTCCAAATAAGGCTTCTCCCAATCGAACTTGAACTCGCTGATGCGCTCGCCCGCTCCGGCAATGTTGAAGTTCAGCGACCCCATGTTCATCGATGCCACTTCCGGCTGTGCCCACTTGGCCGGGGCTAGCCGCTGGTCCAGCGACATACCCAGGCCGCCGCCCGTCGTGATGTTCAGAATGGCGTTGCTGCGCGCCTTGATTTCGGGCAGAAACTGCGCGAACAGCTTGGGGTCCTGATCCGGACGGCCGGTTTCGGGGTCGCGCGCATGCAGGTGCAGCATGGCGGCGCCCGCTGCGGCCGCGGCTACCGCGTCGTCAGCGATCTGCTTGGGTGTAATGGGTAGATACGGCGACATCGACGGGGTGTGGATCGAACCCGTGACGGCGCACGTGATGATGACTTTCGGGGATTTGCGCATGCCTGTCTCCTACAAAGTCGGGTCGTGGCGCCCGGGTGATTCCGCCCGGAAGCCGGATACGCAAGGCCGGCTAGTACGACTTCGGCAGGCCCAGCACTTTTTCTGCGATGTAGCAAAGAATCAATTGCGGCGACACAGGCGCAATGCGGGGCAGCATGGCCTCGCGAAAGTAGCGCTCAACGTGATACTCCTTGGCGTATCCCATGCCGCCGTGCGTCAGCACCGCGGTCTCGCAACTCCGAAAACCCGCTTCGGCGCAAAAGAACTTGGCGGCGTTAGCCTCGGCGCCGCATGGCATGCCCTGGTCATACATCCACGCGGCGCGGCGATACAGCAGTTCGGCCGCCTCCAGTTCTACCCAGCGTTCAGCCAGCGGATGCTGCACACCCTGGTTCTGGCCGATCGGCCGGTCAAAGACCACGCGTTCGCCCGCGTAGGCCGCCGCACGGCGCAGGCCCGCGCGGCCCAGCCCGGTCGCCTCGGCGGCCAGCAAAACGCGTTCAGGGTTCAGCCCGTGCAAGATGTACGAGAAGCCCTGCCCCTCTTCGCCGATGCGATCCTCGACCGGCACCTCGAGCCCATCGATGAACAGCTCGTTGGAGTCCACAGCCTTGCGGCCCAGTTTTTCGATCTCGCGTACGGTGACGCGGCTGCGGTCCAGGTCGGTATAGAACAGGCTGAGCCCCTGCGTCGGGCCGGTCACCTGTTCCAGTGGCGTGGTACGCGCCAGCAACAGGATCTTCGTGGCCACCTGAGCCGTCGATATCCAGATCTTCTGCCCATTCACCACATAGCGGTCGCCGTGCCGCACGGCCTGCGTGCGCAGCTTCAGCGTATTCAACCCCGTGTTGGGCTCGGTCACTCCAAAGCAGGCCTTGTGTTCGCCGCTGATGATCGGCGGCAGCCAGCGCGCCCGCTGTGCGTCGCTGCCATGCACCACCACCGGATGCAGGCCAAACACATTCATATGGACGGACGAAGCGCCCGCCATGCCCGCGCCGGACGCCGCCACCGCCTCCATCATCAGTGCGGCTTCCAGGATGCCCAGTCCCGCGC harbors:
- a CDS encoding enoyl-CoA hydratase/isomerase family protein, encoding MAIDFHEADGVARITINRPEKSNALDHAHYDALSQAWRRVRDDDAIRVALITGAGERTFCAGADLKSFVGAPPSLAALMHTQQGQLLNRGLEVWKPVVAAVNGHCLGGGMTLLLATDLRVCVPAATFGLTEVQRGVFPANGGTQRVAQQLPHAIAMEMLLLGDAFDADAALRWGLVNRVVPQAELLPAAMAYARRLAANAPLAVQAAKELALRSRDADLATGLRLEQLFLRLLQDSQDVAEGTEAFAQRRPPHFQGR
- a CDS encoding CaiB/BaiF CoA transferase family protein — translated: MDALQGLRVVDFSKVLAGPLCTQYLGDMGAEVIKVEPLQGDDTRRWPPFRQEDGTVFLSVNRNKRSVALDLKSAQGREAAQRLIATADIVVESFGPGVATRLGIDYASAAALRPDVVYCSISGFGSKGPLNRGKGYDVILQAFSGMMSITGEQGGPAIRSPISPIDQATGMHAATGILAAVVRRLRTGKGCKVEASLFDTSVGFMSYVMQSYWERGTEPCRWGSAHESLCPYQVFQANDRPLLLGVANDTLWRTFCNEAGQPELADDPRYATNADRVGHRPEVLERVAAIMGEDSRDGWIERLSRAGIPCAPIQGVGEVLTHDHMAASDMIYRFEESAHGELNVVSQPLRFDGQRPIPSSPPPTVGQHTRQVLTELGYDEAAIAHYLQARQPKVAAGEAD
- a CDS encoding 3-keto-5-aminohexanoate cleavage protein, whose protein sequence is MRKSPKVIITCAVTGSIHTPSMSPYLPITPKQIADDAVAAAAAGAAMLHLHARDPETGRPDQDPKLFAQFLPEIKARSNAILNITTGGGLGMSLDQRLAPAKWAQPEVASMNMGSLNFNIAGAGERISEFKFDWEKPYLEMTRDFILSNTFAQIDRGLRELSDVGTRFEFECYDVGHLYNLAHFVDRGLAKPPFFLQCIFGILGGIGADHDNLLHMRTIADRLFGDDYYLSVLAAGRHQLPFVTASALLGGNVRVGLEDSLYAGRGKLATSNAEQVAKIRRILEELSFEIATPDEARAMIQTKGGANVAF
- a CDS encoding acyl-CoA dehydrogenase family protein translates to MDFALSEEQTAIRRAVQDLCAGFDDEYWTRKDKEGGFPEDFYRAMADAGWLGVAMPTEYGGAGLGILEAALMMEAVAASGAGMAGASSVHMNVFGLHPVVVHGSDAQRARWLPPIISGEHKACFGVTEPNTGLNTLKLRTQAVRHGDRYVVNGQKIWISTAQVATKILLLARTTPLEQVTGPTQGLSLFYTDLDRSRVTVREIEKLGRKAVDSNELFIDGLEVPVEDRIGEEGQGFSYILHGLNPERVLLAAEATGLGRAGLRRAAAYAGERVVFDRPIGQNQGVQHPLAERWVELEAAELLYRRAAWMYDQGMPCGAEANAAKFFCAEAGFRSCETAVLTHGGMGYAKEYHVERYFREAMLPRIAPVSPQLILCYIAEKVLGLPKSY